One window from the genome of Roseomonas haemaphysalidis encodes:
- a CDS encoding OmpH family outer membrane protein, with protein sequence MARRAPVALAAILLSTTMLGGAAMAQQQDWFVPGQGQGGAAPAQQPRPAQQQQRPPQQQQRPPQRAVQPNPAPLPPGEQPPAAVIGIVDVPEVQRNSSAFNAVREEIEKRRAKLNEDLQREQARWRDEQQALAAQRAGLSPEDLRTKERDLQDRVQDAQRIFRDRSRAIEQAAQGSLMEIEQALATVIRQVSASRKVNLVLPRPLVIYNDPPFDLTAEVAQQLNRVLKSVTVPPEEATPAAASAPAGQGQRPPAQGQAPRRN encoded by the coding sequence ATGGCGCGACGCGCACCGGTCGCCCTGGCGGCGATCCTTCTCTCGACCACGATGCTGGGCGGCGCCGCCATGGCCCAGCAGCAGGACTGGTTCGTGCCCGGCCAGGGGCAAGGGGGCGCCGCCCCGGCACAGCAGCCACGCCCGGCGCAGCAGCAGCAGCGCCCCCCGCAGCAGCAGCAGCGTCCGCCGCAGCGCGCCGTGCAGCCCAACCCGGCGCCGCTGCCGCCCGGCGAGCAGCCGCCCGCCGCGGTGATCGGCATCGTGGACGTGCCGGAAGTGCAGCGCAACTCCAGCGCCTTCAACGCCGTGCGCGAGGAAATCGAGAAGCGGCGCGCCAAGCTGAACGAGGACCTGCAGCGCGAGCAGGCGCGCTGGCGCGACGAGCAGCAGGCCCTGGCCGCGCAGCGGGCCGGCCTGTCGCCCGAGGATCTGCGCACCAAGGAGCGTGACCTGCAGGACCGCGTGCAGGACGCCCAGCGTATCTTCCGCGACCGCTCGCGCGCGATCGAGCAGGCCGCGCAGGGCAGCCTGATGGAGATCGAGCAGGCGCTGGCCACGGTGATCCGGCAGGTGTCCGCCAGCCGCAAGGTCAACCTGGTGCTGCCGCGGCCGCTGGTCATCTACAACGACCCGCCGTTCGACCTGACGGCCGAGGTGGCGCAGCAGCTGAACCGCGTGCTCAAGAGCGTGACGGTGCCGCCCGAGGAAGCCACGCCCGCCGCCGCCTCCGCGCCGGCCGGCCAGGGGCAGCGCCCGCCCGCGCAGGGCCAGGCGCCCCGGCGGAACTGA
- the uppS gene encoding polyprenyl diphosphate synthase, whose translation MSAAKGATAPVITGGTPPGVPVHVGIIMDGNRRWARGRGLPSALGHKAGADAVRRTVEAAAQAGIGWLTLFAFSSENWQRSDDEVRDLTGLLRFYLRHEIAALHRNNVRLRVIGERERFGRETTAAIRDAEALTTNNTGLNLTVALSYGSRTEIAGAARALAREVAAGRLHPDELDEALLERNLSTVGMPDPDLIIRTSGEQRLSNFLLWQAAYAEFWFTDVLWPDFGAAELAAGMAAFARRDRRYGAG comes from the coding sequence ATGAGCGCGGCCAAGGGTGCGACAGCACCGGTGATCACGGGTGGCACGCCGCCGGGCGTGCCGGTGCATGTCGGCATCATCATGGATGGCAACCGCCGCTGGGCGCGGGGGCGGGGCCTGCCCAGCGCCCTGGGCCACAAGGCGGGCGCCGATGCGGTGCGCCGCACGGTAGAGGCCGCGGCGCAGGCCGGCATCGGCTGGCTCACGCTCTTCGCCTTCTCGTCCGAGAACTGGCAGCGGTCGGATGACGAGGTGCGGGACCTGACCGGCCTGCTGCGCTTCTACTTGCGGCACGAGATCGCTGCGTTGCACCGCAACAACGTGCGGCTCCGCGTGATCGGTGAGCGGGAGCGCTTCGGGCGCGAAACCACCGCCGCGATTCGCGATGCCGAGGCGCTGACCACCAACAACACGGGGTTGAACCTGACGGTCGCCCTGTCCTACGGCAGCCGCACCGAGATTGCGGGGGCCGCCCGCGCGCTGGCCCGCGAGGTGGCGGCCGGCCGTTTGCATCCGGACGAGCTGGACGAGGCGCTGCTGGAGCGCAACCTGTCCACCGTCGGCATGCCGGACCCCGACCTCATCATCCGCACCTCGGGCGAGCAGCGGCTGTCCAACTTCCTGCTGTGGCAGGCCGCCTATGCCGAGTTCTGGTTCACGGACGTGCTGTGGCCCGACTTCGGCGCCGCCGAGCTGGCCGCGGGCATGGCCGCCTTTGCCCGGCGCGACCGCCGCTACGGCGCGGGCTGA
- a CDS encoding LpxI family protein produces MSQPLGGPLGLIAGGGLLPQRAAASAVAAGRAVHVVVLEGFGQPADFTAYPHIVCRMGAAGRMLDWLRAAGVRDLILAGAVKRPSFLSLRPDAGAARLVPRVGIKAFGGDDSLLSAVVQVLREEGFNPLEARQVMAELMVDQPGLLTTAGPDEQAVQDIRRGLAVVRAIGAQDIGQGAVVQQGLVLAVEAIEGTDAMLARAGTLRRDGPGGVLVKVMKPGQDRRADLPTIGPDTVLAAAAAGLRGLAIQADGTIVIDREATLAAAEANGLFILALNPFDPAWAPPAG; encoded by the coding sequence ATGTCCCAGCCGCTGGGCGGGCCGCTCGGGCTGATCGCCGGCGGCGGGCTGTTGCCGCAGCGCGCCGCCGCTTCCGCCGTGGCGGCGGGGCGGGCGGTCCATGTGGTGGTGCTGGAAGGCTTCGGCCAGCCGGCGGACTTCACGGCCTACCCCCACATCGTATGCCGCATGGGCGCTGCGGGGCGCATGCTGGACTGGCTGCGCGCCGCCGGCGTGCGGGATCTCATCCTGGCCGGCGCGGTGAAGCGGCCCAGCTTTCTGTCGCTGCGCCCGGACGCCGGGGCTGCGCGGCTGGTGCCGCGCGTCGGCATCAAGGCCTTCGGCGGCGATGATTCGCTGCTGTCCGCCGTGGTGCAGGTGCTGCGGGAGGAAGGCTTCAACCCCCTGGAAGCCCGCCAGGTCATGGCGGAGCTGATGGTCGACCAGCCGGGCCTCCTGACCACCGCCGGGCCGGACGAGCAGGCGGTGCAGGACATCCGCCGCGGCCTGGCCGTGGTGCGGGCGATCGGCGCCCAGGATATCGGCCAGGGCGCCGTGGTGCAGCAGGGCCTGGTGCTGGCGGTTGAGGCGATCGAGGGAACCGATGCCATGCTGGCCCGGGCCGGAACGCTGCGGCGGGACGGGCCGGGCGGCGTGCTGGTCAAGGTGATGAAGCCGGGCCAGGACCGCCGCGCCGACCTGCCGACCATCGGGCCCGACACCGTGCTGGCCGCCGCTGCCGCCGGGCTGCGGGGCCTCGCCATTCAGGCGGATGGCACCATCGTGATCGACCGCGAGGCGACGCTGGCCGCCGCCGAGGCGAACGGTCTGTTTATCCTGGCGTTGAATCCGTTCGACCCCGCCTGGGCACCGCCGGCCGGCTGA
- the lpxA gene encoding acyl-ACP--UDP-N-acetylglucosamine O-acyltransferase produces the protein MLSAGIDPSAEIHPTAVVAEGARIGANCRIGPWCVVGPDAVLEAGCVLTSHAVIDGHAHLHEGVQVFAFASIGLPPQDLKYKGEPTRVVVGARTVVREHATIHRGSVGGHGVTTIGPDCLIMCVAHVGHDCTLDHHVILANNVMLGGHVQIADTTFVGGGAALHQFVRIGRQAVIGGMSGVEADVIPFGAVMGNRARLTGLNLIGLKRRGFPRPQINVLRGLYRTLFRSPGVFDERVAAVQAQHGTDPVVAEILDFVRADSKRGLCKAGREMVEDDDAAEG, from the coding sequence ATGCTGTCCGCCGGCATCGACCCCAGCGCCGAGATCCACCCCACGGCCGTGGTGGCGGAAGGGGCGCGGATCGGCGCCAACTGTCGCATCGGCCCCTGGTGCGTGGTGGGCCCCGATGCGGTGCTGGAAGCCGGCTGCGTGCTGACCTCGCATGCCGTGATCGATGGCCATGCCCACCTGCACGAAGGCGTGCAGGTGTTCGCCTTTGCCAGCATCGGCCTGCCGCCGCAGGACCTGAAGTACAAGGGCGAGCCGACCCGCGTGGTGGTCGGCGCCCGCACCGTGGTGCGCGAGCATGCCACCATCCATCGCGGCAGCGTGGGCGGGCACGGCGTCACCACCATCGGCCCGGATTGCCTGATCATGTGCGTTGCCCATGTGGGTCACGACTGCACGCTGGATCACCATGTGATCCTCGCCAACAACGTGATGCTCGGCGGCCATGTGCAGATTGCCGATACCACCTTTGTCGGCGGCGGCGCGGCGCTGCATCAGTTTGTCCGCATCGGTCGCCAAGCGGTGATCGGCGGCATGAGCGGGGTGGAGGCCGATGTCATCCCCTTCGGCGCCGTGATGGGCAACCGGGCGCGGCTGACGGGCCTGAACCTGATCGGCCTGAAGCGCCGTGGCTTTCCGCGCCCGCAGATCAACGTGCTGCGCGGGCTGTACCGCACCCTGTTCCGGTCGCCCGGCGTGTTTGACGAGCGGGTGGCGGCGGTCCAGGCGCAGCATGGCACCGACCCGGTGGTGGCCGAGATCCTCGATTTCGTGCGCGCCGACAGCAAGCGCGGGCTGTGCAAGGCCGGGCGCGAGATGGTCGAGGACGACGACGCGGCCGAGGGCTGA
- the bamA gene encoding outer membrane protein assembly factor BamA: MHATRALLLAATCLVPVVLPLAAEAQTQRTAPARRAAPATAAAARPAGEVIRAIEVRGNQRIEADTIRSYMLLQPGDRFDSDRQDRSLRTLFATGLFRDVQIGRDGDRVVVTVRENPIVNQVVFEGNRKIGDDNLRTETTLKPRSVYTDAAAQNDRARLLELYARRGRFNTRIEPKIIQREQDRVDVVFEITEGDTALISRINFVGNDQFSDSRLKEIVSTREQAWYRPFSSSDTYEPERLNFDRELLRRYYQRNGFADAEITGASAELAPDRSGFFLTYTINEGIRYRLGKVEVTSTLRNVSGAQLQDALEVNSGDWYDGDAIERSVQAVQDSANVLGAPFVEVTPRITRNPDSKTIDLVFEAAEGQRAYVERIDITGNTRTQDRVIRREMRLAEGDAFNNAAVLRSRQRIRDLGYFEQNVQITSQPGSQQDRVILTTTVNERATGELSLGGGYSTDAGALADIGLRERNLLGTGIDSRINTTIAQRRSSVDLSVTDPSFLDRNLSVGADLFYVTRDLRDYSGYQERRYGGAVRAGYEFNERLRQSWAYTLSRRNVFSIDENSLKRQVIREQVGVTVLSQIGQTLTYDTRDSRLDPRSGYVLRLGTDLAGLGGDVAFVRARLEGTYYIPFERWLGDPDYVLALSAGGGIMRSFDDKPERIIDRFFLGGENLRGFAVAGAGPRVTNADGSDSLGGRVLWTQSTEMRFPLPLPADIGITGRAFVDVGSLSDVNAGTGVVDDSSPRVGAGVGISWRSPFGLINIDVAQAVVKKSYDETQVFRFGFGTRF, from the coding sequence TTGCACGCCACACGCGCCCTTCTGCTCGCTGCCACCTGCTTGGTCCCCGTCGTGCTGCCTTTGGCGGCCGAGGCGCAGACCCAGCGAACGGCCCCCGCGCGCCGTGCTGCGCCGGCCACCGCCGCCGCGGCGCGCCCGGCCGGCGAGGTGATCCGCGCCATCGAGGTCCGTGGCAACCAGCGGATCGAGGCGGATACCATCCGCTCCTACATGCTGCTCCAGCCCGGCGACCGCTTTGACAGCGACCGGCAGGACCGCAGCCTGCGGACGCTCTTCGCCACGGGCCTGTTCCGCGATGTGCAGATCGGCCGCGACGGGGACCGCGTGGTAGTGACGGTCCGGGAAAACCCGATCGTCAATCAGGTGGTCTTCGAAGGCAACCGCAAGATCGGCGACGACAACCTCCGGACCGAGACGACGCTGAAGCCGCGCTCGGTTTATACCGATGCCGCCGCGCAGAACGACCGCGCCCGCCTGCTGGAGCTGTATGCCCGCCGCGGCCGCTTCAACACCCGCATCGAGCCCAAGATCATCCAGCGCGAGCAGGATCGCGTGGACGTGGTGTTCGAGATCACCGAAGGCGACACCGCCCTGATCTCGCGTATCAACTTCGTGGGCAACGACCAGTTCTCCGACAGCCGCCTGAAGGAAATCGTCTCGACGCGCGAGCAGGCGTGGTACCGCCCCTTCTCCTCGTCCGACACCTATGAGCCCGAGCGGCTGAACTTCGACCGCGAGCTGCTGCGCCGCTACTACCAGCGCAACGGCTTCGCCGATGCCGAGATCACCGGCGCGAGCGCCGAGCTGGCGCCGGACCGCAGCGGCTTCTTCCTGACCTATACGATCAACGAGGGCATCCGTTACCGCCTCGGCAAGGTCGAGGTGACGTCCACCCTGCGCAACGTGTCCGGCGCGCAGCTGCAGGATGCGCTGGAGGTCAATTCCGGCGATTGGTACGACGGCGACGCGATCGAGCGCTCCGTGCAAGCCGTGCAGGACAGCGCCAACGTGCTGGGCGCGCCCTTTGTCGAGGTGACGCCGCGCATCACCCGCAACCCCGACAGCAAGACCATCGACCTCGTGTTCGAGGCAGCGGAAGGCCAGCGCGCCTATGTCGAGCGCATCGACATCACGGGCAACACCCGCACCCAGGACCGCGTGATCCGGCGCGAGATGCGGCTGGCCGAGGGTGATGCCTTCAACAACGCCGCGGTGCTGCGGTCGCGCCAGCGCATCCGCGACCTGGGTTATTTCGAGCAGAACGTACAGATCACCTCGCAGCCCGGATCGCAGCAGGACCGGGTGATCCTGACGACGACGGTGAACGAGCGGGCGACCGGCGAGCTGTCGCTGGGCGGCGGCTATTCCACCGATGCCGGCGCACTGGCCGATATCGGCCTGCGCGAGCGCAACCTGCTCGGCACGGGCATCGACTCCCGCATCAACACCACCATCGCGCAGCGCCGCAGCTCGGTGGACCTGTCGGTGACCGACCCGTCCTTCCTGGACCGCAACCTGTCGGTCGGCGCCGACCTGTTCTACGTGACGCGCGATCTGCGCGACTACTCCGGCTACCAGGAGCGCCGGTATGGCGGCGCCGTCCGCGCTGGCTACGAGTTTAACGAGCGGTTGCGGCAGTCCTGGGCCTATACCCTGTCCCGCCGCAACGTGTTCAGTATCGACGAGAACTCGTTGAAGCGTCAGGTCATTAGAGAGCAGGTGGGTGTGACCGTGCTGTCGCAGATCGGCCAGACGCTGACCTATGATACCCGGGATTCCCGTCTTGATCCCCGCAGCGGCTATGTGTTGCGGCTGGGTACCGATCTCGCCGGTCTTGGCGGCGACGTGGCCTTCGTTCGCGCGCGTCTGGAAGGCACTTACTACATTCCGTTCGAGCGCTGGCTGGGTGATCCGGACTACGTGCTGGCACTGTCGGCTGGCGGTGGCATCATGCGCAGCTTCGACGACAAGCCCGAGCGCATCATCGATCGCTTCTTCCTGGGTGGCGAGAACCTGCGCGGCTTCGCGGTCGCCGGTGCCGGGCCGCGTGTGACCAACGCGGATGGTTCGGACTCGCTAGGTGGACGGGTGCTTTGGACTCAAAGCACGGAGATGCGCTTTCCGCTGCCACTGCCCGCTGATATCGGCATCACCGGCCGCGCCTTTGTCGACGTCGGTTCGCTCAGCGATGTCAACGCCGGCACGGGCGTGGTCGACGACAGCAGCCCGCGCGTCGGTGCCGGCGTCGGCATCTCCTGGCGCAGCCCCTTCGGCCTGATCAACATCGACGTTGCCCAGGCCGTGGTAAAGAAGTCCTACGACGAAACGCAGGTCTTCCGCTTCGGCTTCGGCACACGCTTCTGA
- the lpxD gene encoding UDP-3-O-(3-hydroxymyristoyl)glucosamine N-acyltransferase, producing MPVDPRFHPVTGPHSLAVLAEAAGARAVGDAGRLLHGVAPLRSAGAGEVSFVDGRRNLEALRASKAGAVVLAETSLAALPEGAVALVSATPQLAFARVAALFHPAPAVAAGIHPSAVLAPDAELGEGCEVGPYAVIGAGAVLGARCVVGAHAVIGPGCRFGDDCRILASASVSHCVAGHRVTLHPGARVGQEGFGFAPTPQGRFVTLPQLGRVLLGDEVEVGANACIDRGTLDDTVIGDGTRIDNLVQIGHNVVTGRGCVLVSQVGISGSTVLGDYVTAAGQAGLAGHLKVGSRARIGAQAGVLTDIPEGMDVTGTPAIPLRDSLRASIHLRNIGARGGKSALAPSGPQRPDKTD from the coding sequence GTGCCGGTCGACCCGCGCTTTCACCCCGTCACGGGCCCGCATAGCCTGGCCGTTCTGGCCGAGGCCGCCGGTGCCCGCGCGGTGGGCGACGCGGGCCGGCTGCTGCACGGCGTGGCACCGCTGCGCTCAGCGGGGGCGGGGGAGGTGTCCTTTGTCGATGGCCGCCGCAACCTCGAAGCCCTGCGTGCCAGCAAGGCCGGCGCGGTGGTGCTGGCGGAAACGTCGCTGGCGGCGTTGCCGGAGGGGGCCGTGGCGCTGGTCTCGGCCACGCCGCAACTGGCTTTCGCCCGTGTCGCGGCCTTGTTCCACCCCGCGCCCGCCGTGGCGGCGGGCATCCACCCGAGCGCCGTGCTGGCGCCGGATGCCGAGCTCGGCGAGGGCTGCGAGGTCGGCCCCTATGCCGTGATCGGCGCCGGGGCGGTGCTGGGCGCGCGTTGCGTCGTGGGCGCGCATGCCGTGATCGGTCCGGGATGCAGGTTTGGCGACGATTGCCGGATCCTGGCTTCCGCCAGCGTGTCGCATTGCGTGGCCGGGCATCGTGTGACGCTGCATCCGGGTGCCCGGGTGGGGCAGGAAGGCTTTGGCTTCGCGCCCACGCCGCAGGGTCGCTTCGTCACCCTGCCACAGCTTGGCCGGGTGCTGCTCGGCGACGAGGTGGAGGTCGGCGCGAATGCCTGCATCGACCGCGGCACCCTGGACGACACGGTGATCGGTGACGGCACGCGCATCGATAACCTGGTGCAGATCGGACACAACGTGGTGACCGGGCGTGGTTGCGTTCTGGTGTCCCAGGTGGGGATCTCGGGCTCCACGGTGCTGGGCGATTACGTGACCGCCGCAGGGCAGGCGGGGCTGGCGGGCCATCTCAAGGTGGGATCGCGCGCCCGCATCGGCGCCCAGGCGGGCGTGCTGACCGACATTCCGGAGGGAATGGACGTGACGGGCACGCCGGCCATCCCCTTGCGCGATTCGCTCCGCGCCTCCATCCATCTGCGCAACATCGGCGCCCGCGGCGGGAAGTCCGCGCTGGCGCCCAGCGGCCCGCAGCGGCCAGACAAGACGGACTGA
- the fabZ gene encoding 3-hydroxyacyl-ACP dehydratase FabZ, whose translation MDQQEQASGDTGGTRIEAFDIARIMQAIPHRYPMLLVDRMVEVVLGESAVGIKNVTANENFFQGHFPSHPVMPGVLIVEAMAQTSGVLVVETLGESARGRLVYFMSIENAKFRRPVVPGDQLRITVTKERQRGNVWKFACVARVDGATVAEATVTAMIVGA comes from the coding sequence ATGGACCAGCAAGAACAGGCTTCCGGCGACACCGGCGGCACGCGCATCGAGGCCTTCGACATCGCCCGCATCATGCAGGCGATCCCGCACCGCTACCCGATGCTGCTGGTCGACCGCATGGTCGAGGTCGTGCTGGGCGAGAGCGCGGTCGGCATCAAGAACGTCACCGCCAACGAGAACTTCTTCCAGGGCCATTTCCCCAGCCACCCGGTGATGCCGGGCGTGCTGATCGTGGAAGCCATGGCCCAGACTTCCGGCGTGCTGGTGGTCGAGACCCTGGGTGAATCCGCCCGTGGCCGCCTGGTGTATTTCATGAGCATCGAGAACGCCAAGTTCCGCCGCCCCGTGGTGCCGGGCGACCAGCTGCGCATCACCGTGACCAAGGAGCGGCAGCGCGGCAACGTGTGGAAGTTCGCCTGCGTCGCCCGCGTGGACGGCGCGACCGTGGCCGAGGCGACCGTGACCGCCATGATCGTCGGCGCGTGA
- a CDS encoding phosphatidate cytidylyltransferase, with translation MSAEAASSDAKRWRDLKKRAISAAVLGPGALLCIWLGALPWTALMAVAIAGLVWEWVHLCGLRNRVLPGAAVPAAVFVACAIAVLGYNWWALALLLMGAAATWGGAGWMRRRDGRPASAGWLGFGVLYVGIAGISLIALRHDNEAGRDNVLFLIAVVWASDIGAYIVGRMVGGPKLAPAISPGKTWSGAVGGLLCCMAIGAGVAAWATPYPDDMIKAAGIAALLGVATQIGDLLESAFKRHFGVKDSSALIPGHGGLLDRLDGLIAAAPVAALLALAVGYGVVLWR, from the coding sequence GTGAGCGCAGAGGCCGCGTCGTCGGACGCCAAGCGCTGGCGGGACCTGAAGAAGCGCGCCATCTCCGCCGCCGTGCTGGGGCCGGGGGCCCTGCTGTGCATCTGGCTGGGGGCCTTGCCCTGGACCGCGCTGATGGCCGTCGCCATTGCCGGGCTGGTGTGGGAATGGGTGCATCTGTGCGGCCTGCGCAACCGGGTGCTGCCCGGGGCGGCGGTGCCGGCCGCGGTGTTCGTTGCCTGCGCCATCGCGGTGCTGGGCTACAACTGGTGGGCACTCGCGCTGTTGCTGATGGGCGCTGCCGCCACCTGGGGCGGCGCGGGCTGGATGCGGCGGCGGGACGGGCGCCCGGCGTCGGCCGGCTGGCTGGGCTTCGGCGTGTTGTATGTGGGCATCGCCGGCATTTCCCTGATCGCGCTGCGTCACGACAACGAGGCGGGGCGCGACAACGTCCTGTTTCTGATCGCGGTGGTCTGGGCCAGCGACATCGGCGCCTACATCGTCGGGCGCATGGTGGGTGGCCCGAAGCTGGCGCCGGCGATCTCGCCGGGCAAGACCTGGTCGGGCGCCGTCGGCGGGTTGCTGTGCTGCATGGCGATCGGCGCCGGCGTGGCCGCCTGGGCGACGCCCTATCCGGATGACATGATCAAGGCGGCCGGCATCGCGGCACTGCTGGGCGTGGCCACCCAGATCGGTGACCTGCTGGAAAGCGCCTTCAAGCGGCATTTCGGCGTCAAGGACAGCTCGGCGCTGATCCCCGGCCATGGCGGGCTGCTGGACCGGCTGGACGGCTTGATCGCGGCGGCGCCCGTGGCGGCGCTGCTGGCCCTGGCGGTCGGCTATGGCGTGGTGCTGTGGCGGTGA
- the rseP gene encoding RIP metalloprotease RseP, protein MEFLSDGLRTVLSFLVVLGVLVFVHEMGHYLAARWRGVHVEVFSIGFGRAIRKWTDKRGTEWRLSWLPLGGFVKLHGQEGPDDATPEQRARWLPGRTFHEKPVRDRAIVVAAGPAANFILAAVLFAGLYMSIGQPQPAATVGGVVENSAAARAGLLPGDRILSLDGQPIGRFEEVQRHIQARAGQPVQLRISREGAEQQLTATPDAREANGGTVGVLGVTGGAPEFRRLNPFSAVAAGVAQTADITGQTLAGIWQMVTGQRGTDDLGGPLRIAQLSGQVALMGVASLVSFIAILSVNLALINLFPIPVLDGGHLVFYALEAIRGRPVPPRVMEYGFRAGMLLLVALFVFTTFKDVVRLFG, encoded by the coding sequence TTGGAATTCCTGTCCGACGGCCTGCGCACGGTGCTGTCCTTCCTCGTGGTGCTGGGCGTGCTCGTTTTCGTGCACGAAATGGGCCACTACCTGGCGGCCCGCTGGCGCGGCGTGCATGTCGAGGTCTTTTCCATCGGCTTCGGGCGCGCCATCCGCAAATGGACCGATAAGCGCGGCACCGAATGGCGGCTGTCCTGGCTGCCTTTGGGCGGCTTCGTGAAGCTGCACGGCCAGGAAGGCCCGGACGACGCGACACCGGAACAGCGTGCCCGCTGGCTGCCGGGCCGGACCTTCCATGAAAAGCCGGTGCGCGACCGTGCCATCGTGGTGGCGGCCGGCCCTGCGGCCAACTTCATCCTGGCCGCCGTGCTGTTCGCCGGGCTCTACATGAGCATCGGCCAGCCGCAGCCGGCGGCCACCGTCGGGGGCGTGGTGGAAAACAGCGCGGCCGCCCGCGCCGGCCTGCTGCCGGGCGATCGCATCCTGTCCCTGGACGGCCAGCCGATCGGGCGGTTCGAGGAAGTGCAGCGCCATATCCAGGCCCGTGCCGGGCAGCCGGTGCAGCTGCGCATCAGCCGCGAAGGCGCCGAGCAGCAGCTCACCGCCACTCCCGATGCCCGCGAGGCCAATGGCGGCACCGTCGGCGTGCTGGGCGTGACAGGCGGCGCGCCGGAGTTCCGCCGGCTCAACCCATTCAGCGCCGTGGCCGCCGGCGTGGCGCAGACCGCCGACATCACCGGGCAGACGCTTGCCGGCATCTGGCAGATGGTGACCGGCCAGCGCGGCACGGATGACCTGGGCGGGCCGCTGCGCATCGCCCAGCTGTCGGGGCAGGTGGCGCTGATGGGCGTGGCGAGCTTGGTCAGCTTCATCGCCATCCTGTCGGTCAATCTGGCGCTGATCAACCTATTCCCCATCCCGGTCCTGGATGGCGGTCATCTGGTGTTCTACGCGCTGGAAGCGATCCGCGGCCGTCCCGTGCCGCCGCGCGTCATGGAATACGGCTTTCGCGCGGGCATGCTGCTGCTGGTGGCACTGTTCGTCTTCACCACCTTCAAGGACGTCGTGCGCCTGTTCGGCTGA
- the dxr gene encoding 1-deoxy-D-xylulose-5-phosphate reductoisomerase: MAVKTVSILGCTGSVGRSTVALLDAASPGEFEVVALVAGRDVAGLAEQARRLRPQVAVLADPSAAPALEAALAGSGIAHACGPEAVLAAARLPAAWTMAAIVGAAGLEPTLAALSRGGTLALANKEALVCAGHLVLAEAAASGATILPVDSEHNAIFQALDARDPSVVEKIVLTASGGPFRLFTPEQMAAVTVEQALKHPVWSMGSKISIDSATMMNKGLELIEAARIFAMPEERIEVLVHPQSTVHGMVQYADGSVLAQLGSPDMRTPIAHALAWPRRMAVGVPRLDLVTLGRLEFYAPDTRRFPALRLAREALRAGPGATTILNAANEAAVGLFLQRRLGFLGIAEVVEETLSALGSPAVPDLKAVLALDAAARQDATARAARRAA; this comes from the coding sequence GTGGCGGTGAAGACCGTTTCCATCCTCGGCTGCACCGGTTCGGTGGGCCGCAGCACGGTGGCGCTGCTCGATGCGGCGTCCCCCGGTGAGTTCGAGGTGGTTGCGCTGGTGGCGGGCCGCGATGTCGCCGGGCTGGCTGAGCAGGCGCGCCGGCTGCGGCCGCAGGTGGCCGTCCTGGCGGATCCTTCCGCCGCGCCGGCTTTGGAAGCTGCCTTGGCGGGCAGCGGCATCGCGCATGCCTGCGGGCCGGAGGCGGTGCTGGCCGCCGCCCGGCTGCCGGCCGCCTGGACCATGGCCGCCATTGTCGGCGCCGCCGGGCTGGAACCGACGCTGGCCGCACTGTCCCGCGGCGGTACCTTGGCATTGGCCAACAAGGAGGCCCTGGTTTGCGCCGGGCACCTGGTGCTGGCGGAAGCCGCGGCATCCGGCGCCACCATTCTGCCGGTGGATTCCGAGCACAACGCGATCTTCCAAGCGCTGGACGCCCGTGATCCCTCGGTGGTGGAGAAAATCGTGCTGACCGCCTCGGGCGGTCCGTTCCGCCTGTTCACGCCGGAGCAGATGGCCGCCGTGACGGTGGAGCAGGCGCTGAAGCACCCGGTCTGGTCCATGGGCAGCAAGATCAGCATCGACAGCGCCACCATGATGAACAAGGGCCTGGAGCTGATCGAGGCCGCCCGCATCTTCGCGATGCCGGAGGAGCGGATCGAGGTGCTGGTGCATCCGCAGTCCACGGTGCACGGCATGGTGCAGTATGCCGATGGCTCGGTGCTGGCCCAGCTCGGCTCGCCCGACATGCGCACGCCCATCGCCCACGCCCTGGCTTGGCCACGTCGCATGGCGGTGGGGGTGCCGCGCCTGGATCTGGTGACGTTGGGCCGGCTGGAGTTTTACGCCCCGGATACGCGGCGTTTCCCCGCGTTGCGGCTGGCGCGGGAAGCCTTGCGGGCGGGTCCCGGCGCCACCACCATTCTGAATGCCGCCAACGAGGCGGCGGTGGGCCTGTTCCTGCAGCGGCGGCTCGGCTTTCTCGGCATCGCCGAGGTGGTGGAGGAAACGCTGTCGGCCCTGGGTTCGCCCGCCGTGCCTGACCTGAAGGCCGTGCTGGCGCTGGATGCCGCGGCGCGGCAGGATGCCACAGCCCGCGCCGCCCGCCGCGCGGCCTGA